In one Nostoc sp. KVJ3 genomic region, the following are encoded:
- a CDS encoding Tfp pilus assembly protein FimT/FimU, producing MDIRVYLPSIVNVKNLLSKDSSSGFTLLESLVVILLIGILATVGIPSWLTFVNIRRLETSQNQVYYAMRQAQSQATKDKLTRQVSFRIQNGVVQWAVHEAESGQFVSDAVRNNSSIWYELEANIRIDKEENNKGKKETTLRKHTSEQVWRVLFNYQGCPIYEVGDECTSTSLRTLGQITLYSQNDVKAKRCVYVSTILGAIKTGNDHLRANENDKYCY from the coding sequence ATGGATATTAGGGTGTATTTACCGTCTATAGTTAATGTAAAAAATCTTTTGAGTAAAGATTCTAGTAGTGGTTTTACCCTACTAGAATCTTTAGTAGTTATTCTATTAATTGGTATATTAGCTACTGTGGGAATACCCAGCTGGCTAACTTTTGTGAATATTCGCCGCCTCGAAACTTCCCAAAACCAAGTTTACTATGCAATGCGCCAAGCCCAAAGCCAAGCTACTAAGGACAAATTGACTAGACAAGTTAGTTTCCGCATCCAAAATGGTGTCGTGCAATGGGCAGTTCATGAAGCAGAATCAGGACAGTTCGTTTCTGATGCTGTTAGAAATAATAGCAGCATCTGGTATGAACTTGAGGCAAATATTCGCATTGATAAAGAGGAAAATAATAAAGGCAAAAAAGAGACAACTTTACGAAAGCATACTTCAGAACAAGTGTGGCGAGTTCTATTTAACTATCAAGGTTGTCCTATCTATGAAGTTGGAGATGAGTGTACTAGCACATCATTGAGAACACTTGGACAGATTACCCTATATAGCCAAAATGATGTAAAGGCTAAACGTTGCGTCTATGTTTCTACGATTTTAGGGGCAATAAAAACTGGAAACGATCATTTGAGAGCCAATGAAAATGATAAGTATTGCTATTAA
- the hpsC gene encoding hormogonium polysaccharide secretion pseudopilin HpsC has translation MKNVLRFLLSIQLKHSKFVQQVNGFTLIELLVALLLAFLVLTPLLGFMVNILSTDQKEQAKASSEQELQTAVDYISNDLQQAVYIYNQTALTTNSNTVPASSGIKDQIPPVKPAGVCSSTATCQPILVFWKRKFLSGGITLSSSTTGSTTDDTFVYSLVAYYLIKDSSTNWSNAARIARFEISDGVLAASGTTTGTAGNCTGYSNDTYIDTSHCPDAGFQRFNLNLAGAVGITNQMNSWTTASAAYTQQPLVLVDYIDQTSIGSTTLTCPTGTLSSGSFMGFYTCVDVANTTAQVFLRGNALARLQTSNFDYSSSNQTYFPTASVRVQGRGYLYTK, from the coding sequence ATGAAGAATGTACTCAGATTTCTTCTCAGCATTCAGCTGAAACACTCTAAGTTTGTTCAGCAAGTTAATGGTTTTACCCTGATAGAACTGTTGGTAGCCTTATTGCTGGCATTCCTGGTGCTGACACCACTGCTAGGATTCATGGTTAATATTCTCAGTACAGATCAGAAAGAGCAAGCCAAAGCAAGTTCTGAACAAGAACTCCAGACAGCAGTTGATTATATTAGCAATGATTTACAACAAGCTGTCTACATATATAATCAAACTGCACTGACTACCAATTCAAATACTGTTCCAGCAAGCTCAGGAATTAAAGACCAAATACCCCCTGTTAAACCAGCTGGTGTTTGTAGTTCTACTGCTACTTGTCAACCAATTCTGGTGTTTTGGAAACGCAAGTTCCTTTCAGGTGGGATTACACTTTCCAGCAGCACTACAGGCAGCACAACAGACGACACTTTTGTTTACTCACTAGTTGCCTACTATTTAATCAAAGATAGTAGTACTAATTGGTCAAATGCGGCTCGGATTGCCAGATTTGAAATTAGCGATGGAGTTCTGGCTGCTAGTGGTACTACTACTGGTACTGCTGGGAATTGTACTGGTTATTCCAATGATACATATATTGACACTAGCCACTGCCCCGATGCAGGTTTTCAGCGTTTTAACCTGAATCTCGCAGGTGCGGTAGGTATAACTAACCAAATGAATTCATGGACAACAGCCTCGGCAGCTTACACTCAACAACCTTTAGTACTAGTTGATTATATCGATCAAACCTCTATTGGTTCAACAACTCTTACTTGCCCCACTGGAACACTTAGCTCAGGTAGTTTTATGGGCTTTTATACTTGTGTTGATGTTGCCAACACCACAGCACAGGTGTTTTTACGAGGCAATGCATTAGCTCGGTTGCAAACTAGCAATTTCGATTACTCTTCAAGTAACCAAACCTACTTTCCAACAGCAAGCGTCCGCGTTCAGGGACGTGGATATTTATATACTAAATAA
- the hpsE gene encoding hormogonium polysaccharide biosynthesis glycosyltransferase HpsE → MKILDIMTELAIESLDISVAIPAYNGATRLPRILDKLLAQTGVEKLNWEIIIVDNNSSDNTSEVVQNYKKIYDGKCHLRYFLETEQGAAFARLRAVREARGELMAFLDDDNLPAPDWLSEAYTFGLEHLQAGAWSGQIHGDFEVNPPENFERIQAFLAIREHGSNPHLFDAENLRLPPGAALVVRKKVWCENVPQRPTLSGKLPGILVQGDDYEPLLYIHYAGWQIWYNPTMHTYHQIPYWRLERDYLLTLARGCGLCIFQLHLINTKHWQKPILFVKIILGNLRRVLQHLIQYRGQLKNNLIAIFEIEFYFASMMSPFYYLKCNLGRLLKNKMAI, encoded by the coding sequence ATGAAAATATTAGATATTATGACTGAATTAGCAATTGAAAGTTTAGATATTAGCGTAGCTATTCCTGCATATAACGGAGCAACCCGTTTACCTAGAATTTTGGATAAACTTTTAGCCCAGACAGGAGTAGAAAAACTCAACTGGGAAATTATTATTGTGGATAACAATAGTTCTGATAACACATCTGAAGTAGTTCAAAATTACAAAAAAATATATGATGGAAAGTGCCATTTAAGATATTTTTTAGAAACTGAACAGGGAGCCGCTTTTGCACGGCTGCGAGCAGTCCGTGAAGCCAGAGGTGAACTCATGGCATTTTTGGATGATGATAACTTACCTGCACCTGATTGGTTATCAGAAGCATATACATTTGGATTAGAGCATCTTCAAGCAGGTGCTTGGAGTGGTCAGATTCATGGTGATTTTGAAGTCAATCCGCCAGAAAATTTTGAAAGAATTCAAGCTTTTTTAGCTATTAGAGAACATGGCTCAAATCCACATTTATTTGATGCAGAGAATTTAAGACTTCCTCCCGGTGCGGCGCTTGTTGTCAGGAAGAAAGTATGGTGTGAGAACGTACCACAACGACCTACTTTAAGCGGGAAGTTACCTGGTATTTTGGTACAAGGTGATGACTATGAACCATTGCTTTATATACATTATGCAGGTTGGCAGATTTGGTATAACCCTACCATGCATACTTATCATCAAATACCGTATTGGCGATTGGAAAGAGATTACCTACTAACTCTGGCACGTGGTTGTGGGTTGTGTATTTTCCAACTACACTTGATAAATACTAAACATTGGCAAAAACCAATATTGTTTGTGAAAATTATCTTGGGGAATTTACGCCGAGTATTACAACATCTAATTCAGTATAGAGGGCAATTAAAAAATAATCTAATTGCAATTTTTGAGATTGAGTTTTATTTTGCTAGTATGATGAGTCCTTTTTACTACTTGAAATGTAATCTAGGCAGATTATTAAAAAATAAAATGGCCATCTAA
- the hpsE gene encoding hormogonium polysaccharide biosynthesis glycosyltransferase HpsE gives MTENLDFTVAIPTYNGQSRLPELLERLQNQLHTENFSWEIIVVDNNSTDNTAKVVQAYQKSWQCPYPLKYCFEARQGAAYARKRAVAEAQGRFIGFLDDDNYPVSNWVSAAYAFGEKYPKAGAYGSQIHPDWEVEPPENFHRIAPFLAITERGNLPLLYEPTKKILPPSAGLVVRRQAWLESVPDKSILTGRVQGNMLTSEDLEMLSYVQKSGWEIWYNPEMEISHKIPKSRLQKDYLIPFFRGIGLSRYVTRMVNVKNIYRPFALLSYMINDLRKIVLHLLKYPTQVKQDLVAACEMELFLSSLISPFYLWKNGYFKK, from the coding sequence ATGACTGAAAACCTTGACTTTACTGTAGCTATCCCAACTTATAACGGTCAAAGTCGTTTGCCTGAACTATTAGAGCGACTACAAAACCAACTTCACACCGAAAATTTTTCTTGGGAAATTATAGTTGTAGACAATAACAGCACTGATAACACAGCTAAAGTTGTTCAAGCTTATCAGAAAAGTTGGCAGTGTCCTTACCCTCTAAAGTATTGCTTTGAAGCACGACAGGGAGCAGCTTATGCCCGAAAAAGGGCAGTAGCAGAAGCACAAGGTAGATTCATAGGTTTTCTAGATGATGACAACTACCCAGTATCCAATTGGGTATCCGCAGCTTATGCTTTTGGTGAAAAGTATCCCAAGGCGGGAGCTTATGGCAGCCAAATTCACCCTGATTGGGAAGTAGAACCACCAGAAAACTTTCATCGAATTGCTCCATTCTTAGCAATTACAGAACGAGGTAATTTACCACTATTGTATGAACCAACCAAAAAAATACTACCCCCCTCTGCCGGACTTGTTGTCCGTAGACAAGCTTGGTTAGAAAGTGTACCAGATAAGTCTATTTTAACTGGGAGAGTTCAAGGCAATATGCTTACCAGTGAAGACTTAGAAATGTTGTCTTACGTTCAAAAATCAGGATGGGAAATTTGGTACAACCCAGAAATGGAAATCTCTCACAAAATCCCAAAATCTCGATTACAAAAAGATTATTTAATCCCGTTTTTTAGAGGTATTGGACTTAGCCGTTATGTAACTAGGATGGTAAACGTAAAAAATATCTATAGACCATTTGCTCTTTTATCTTATATGATAAATGACCTACGTAAAATAGTTTTACATTTACTAAAATATCCAACTCAGGTGAAACAAGATTTGGTAGCTGCTTGTGAAATGGAGCTTTTTTTAAGTAGTTTAATTAGTCCTTTTTATCTCTGGAAAAATGGATATTTTAAAAAATGA
- a CDS encoding glycosyltransferase has product MSNLSKNLPKISVIIPAYNSEKTIKYTIESVLNQTFCDLELIVINDGSQDSTLDIVVQIKDPRIKVFSYANAGGNVSRNRGLNHAVGEFVSFLDADDIWTPSKLQSQLKALQENVTAKVAYSWTDYINEDGEFILSGKRVNVNGNVYEKLLVNNFLENGSNPLICRKALITLGGFDESLSAAQDWDMWLRLASKFNFICVPSVQILYRISANSVSSNLIRQEKCCLQVLKKAYKERNFVADNTRTALKQSWNLSLANLYKYLTCKALQKPLNRQKGIASAIFLWKYFLYDPSRLENINFTLKLLLKIVIILIHPTLLDSITNQRKARSQERETLLNGWVV; this is encoded by the coding sequence ATGAGTAACCTAAGCAAAAATTTACCCAAAATTTCTGTAATTATACCTGCTTATAATAGTGAAAAGACTATTAAGTATACTATTGAATCTGTTTTAAATCAAACTTTTTGCGATCTAGAACTAATTGTAATTAATGATGGTTCACAAGACTCAACTTTGGACATTGTTGTACAAATTAAAGACCCCCGAATAAAAGTATTTTCCTATGCCAATGCTGGCGGAAATGTTAGCCGTAACCGAGGTCTAAACCATGCAGTTGGAGAATTTGTTAGTTTCTTAGATGCAGATGATATTTGGACACCTAGTAAACTTCAATCTCAGTTAAAAGCCCTGCAAGAAAACGTCACTGCAAAAGTTGCTTATAGTTGGACTGATTATATTAATGAAGATGGTGAATTTATCCTTTCTGGTAAACGTGTAAATGTCAATGGGAATGTTTATGAAAAGTTGTTGGTAAATAACTTTTTAGAGAATGGTTCTAATCCCTTAATTTGTAGAAAAGCTTTAATTACATTAGGTGGCTTTGACGAATCTCTAAGTGCGGCACAGGATTGGGATATGTGGCTGCGATTAGCATCTAAGTTTAATTTTATATGCGTACCGTCTGTACAAATATTATATCGCATCAGTGCTAATTCAGTTTCTTCTAATCTTATCAGGCAGGAAAAATGCTGCTTGCAAGTGCTTAAGAAAGCTTATAAGGAAAGAAATTTTGTAGCAGATAATACGCGAACAGCACTAAAGCAGAGTTGGAATTTAAGCCTAGCAAATTTATATAAATACCTGACTTGTAAAGCCTTACAAAAACCATTGAATCGCCAAAAAGGTATAGCATCAGCTATATTTCTGTGGAAGTATTTTCTTTATGACCCTTCAAGACTGGAGAATATAAATTTCACCTTAAAACTTTTACTCAAAATTGTCATCATCCTGATCCATCCAACCTTGCTAGATAGTATTACTAACCAACGTAAAGCAAGAAGTCAAGAAAGAGAAACATTGCTCAACGGCTGGGTAGTTTAA
- a CDS encoding prepilin-type N-terminal cleavage/methylation domain-containing protein, whose product MDNLTLKLFHPKMCNKNTKERFHPQHDAGFTLIEMLVVVLMIGILSAIAAPGWFAFLSRQQVNKVNDAVLAALREAQSEAKRNKLSYSVSFQTDNTTKDVDVAIYRTTAGISTWKPLGADVGANSNKLLLGTNLTSANTVNSTSTVSYPASNASTQITFDYMGALPTLPAPNFGTATGLKIVVAAPSPTNSTSPSIKRCVIVETLLGAMVTAKDAQCN is encoded by the coding sequence ATGGACAACCTAACTTTAAAGTTATTCCACCCTAAGATGTGTAATAAAAACACCAAGGAACGATTTCATCCTCAACATGATGCTGGCTTTACCTTAATAGAAATGCTTGTAGTGGTGCTAATGATCGGAATTTTATCAGCGATCGCAGCTCCAGGTTGGTTTGCCTTTCTAAGTCGACAGCAGGTAAATAAGGTTAACGATGCAGTTTTAGCCGCACTGCGAGAAGCACAGAGCGAAGCTAAAAGAAATAAACTTAGCTACAGTGTCAGTTTTCAGACAGATAACACAACTAAAGATGTAGATGTCGCTATTTATCGTACCACTGCTGGAATCAGCACATGGAAACCTTTAGGGGCAGATGTGGGAGCTAATTCTAATAAATTACTGCTGGGCACAAATCTTACTAGTGCAAATACTGTCAATTCTACTTCTACTGTATCCTACCCTGCTTCAAATGCGTCAACACAGATTACTTTTGACTATATGGGAGCTTTACCAACTTTACCAGCTCCAAACTTTGGAACTGCTACAGGGTTAAAAATAGTAGTAGCTGCACCAAGCCCTACAAACTCTACATCGCCTAGTATAAAGCGATGCGTCATTGTGGAAACTCTCTTGGGAGCAATGGTAACAGCAAAAGACGCTCAATGCAATTAA
- the hpsB gene encoding hormogonium polysaccharide secretion pseudopilin HpsB has protein sequence MIKPKPQQISQLSGESGFTIIESLVAIIIVAILLAAIAPTIVIATATRVQSKRVELATQAVRTFIDGLKIGAVTPPTTTITPDGTLAGNLLTTNTTSMPVPTATTSLYCVTKDANNNLTITAPNCTSNLFYIQAAKVIVTGSTPINTTTGQPIDGYGLGIRVYRSDIDFTKTVNASTSSNNNRQKTFTGSLGSTQSPLVEMTTVIGSKNTSFNALCQRLAVTSRTSDTNTTCN, from the coding sequence ATGATTAAGCCCAAACCACAGCAAATAAGTCAACTATCTGGTGAGTCTGGTTTTACGATCATCGAGTCACTGGTAGCAATCATCATAGTTGCTATTTTACTGGCAGCGATCGCGCCTACCATCGTGATTGCAACAGCAACCCGCGTTCAATCAAAACGCGTAGAACTAGCCACACAAGCTGTCAGAACTTTCATCGATGGTTTAAAAATCGGAGCAGTGACACCCCCTACTACCACTATTACACCCGATGGAACATTAGCTGGTAATTTACTTACCACGAACACCACAAGTATGCCAGTTCCTACAGCAACAACATCCTTATATTGCGTGACAAAAGACGCAAATAACAACCTAACTATTACTGCCCCAAACTGTACAAGCAACCTATTTTACATTCAGGCTGCAAAAGTTATAGTAACAGGAAGTACCCCAATCAATACCACAACAGGTCAACCAATCGATGGTTACGGTTTGGGAATTCGAGTTTATCGGTCAGATATTGACTTTACTAAAACTGTCAACGCTAGCACCAGTAGTAACAATAATAGACAAAAAACTTTTACTGGGAGTTTAGGCAGTACCCAATCCCCACTAGTGGAAATGACCACTGTAATTGGTTCTAAAAACACTTCCTTCAATGCTCTATGTCAGCGTCTTGCTGTTACTAGCAGAACTAGTGATACTAACACCACTTGTAATTAG
- the hpsA gene encoding hormogonium polysaccharide biosynthesis protein HpsA: MSRKFHLFKAIQKTLQQISKKCLAAINRQIIWILRTISGTRRRRNSENAGFLLPTVAMVVLVVVLLTTAILFRSFERSKNASNVRVNQAVLNAAAPALDRARAKLDKLFSDNQLPRAVPSDSVLESTLSSSVNLPQYTFGDETPLKLHYNYATVPTGESQPSDLATAWRFPIDTNNNGKFDSYTIYGIYFRTPPINSGTYSRPRNPLEARTPPMTSGTVSNSCKNSVGTSATLVGSTGWVSIAGQLQKSFFVYTANVPITNANLPTGSDAGNYEAFNGNKGFSSLEYQQDRVQLPLVNNAVVYNDDIELTPGPKFNLNGRILTNSNFLTGSGSNTITLYQVSSQNSCFYSEDNAKIVVGGNLGAGGFTATGDSSNSTVVHLFQGQAVSPNQSLSVQPNKSVTDQPNNIAYNSLAYAQRINLLVQAQMANATSTDPQEVQDAITQQLQLLNLTTSTASAAQQATIRNNQLVLYFQDRTRRVPYAEVAFGGDAIKNPTTSIDYTTSTVLQGSGQSLRPPDTWVYPFDPSDGKTKTNYSNLTLNISSSNLLPSATQPTTEQQLGKEQYVGDRVLLGNNLPALWWNGTTFVGSDATTDTQNIANINWDSGSGTRTRSSRVQQLADLGTVVRDGDWETAAATVPTTAGAPVGGLRVVTGAGIYLPSNLIVSTTDFSAAGTRIWSDMMPVPSETATVATSVDARDVTGGFDYTTIQVSSQPYLRMRATAVYHYKASGYSATTPTPIACISSYYDPTNSTTAKNLATLPFNNATGGNSHNGIVYAAPTKAVSDYSALLNYQASLRYPNGRYVNEILKTALGLAASSRTISQQSAIDAAICAIQILDGTIGSPSNSVIPHGTIYETAFLDARQIKAIHKDQTTVGVETFTNSDGVNGNRTGTVAIVPPASPTTGSTAPDYDLAKENRQPLEIRTTVLDLNLLRGKSYGSGPAAVQEYLIPNSGIIYATRDDALLDLSASSTSGTDAQKTQSPVDFILDPTRRPNAIMLINGNPIWRVQAYRDAEKGLILASNLPVYIKGDFNKHTGQEFNTALASNWSDNFYTRGGTSSDFNLNFACRTGDPRLPTTSCTTGDAWRPASVLSDAITLLSTTFVTGFRSDGDYDLNNNLGDNTSITAFQNNGFGNNANVINAAWYGSNGLPLSSKSSSYLNNFVTPIQRRRTAPEYLMEVCNKLPVSACNNPATDWWVTLPGDTTYPSGIKASDTNNSIGSTFNITKHKAGTTAVPPDASYLRYPRRIAFQRDTTSGQLVLDNSQPIIIGIKTTTTPNIPHAITAFKLSSFNSSNTPDTTANALWFQSSNSDNNNPPTIVSPTTFTAGTTNQPTLSPVLQINVAFSTSDQTPASSGSGNIIGPGNTQDTYWLQAATPTTFNLVAAGGDTPARPTEDNGGLHNFARLLEDWNPTGDLSAAYAATINGSFIQRTRSAYATAPFVTYLSSGSSLSGYPIANSSGQVPYYLAPNRQWGYDVALLSQSPDAFSQKLAITPNNKPNEYFREVGRDDTWVQTLLCAKKASDSSYALDATQRPTSGCS; this comes from the coding sequence ATGTCTCGAAAATTTCATCTATTCAAGGCAATACAAAAAACGTTACAACAAATTAGCAAGAAGTGTTTAGCTGCGATTAACAGGCAAATTATTTGGATACTGCGGACTATTTCTGGTACTAGAAGAAGACGTAATTCTGAGAATGCTGGATTTTTGTTGCCGACAGTGGCAATGGTAGTTTTAGTAGTTGTTTTGTTAACAACTGCAATTTTGTTTCGGTCTTTTGAACGCTCCAAAAATGCTAGTAATGTTAGAGTGAATCAAGCTGTACTTAACGCCGCAGCACCAGCCCTTGACAGAGCTAGAGCAAAATTAGACAAGCTATTTAGTGACAATCAACTACCACGAGCTGTACCTTCAGATTCAGTTTTAGAGAGTACCTTAAGTAGTAGTGTTAATTTGCCTCAATATACTTTTGGAGACGAAACTCCACTAAAACTCCATTATAATTATGCAACTGTACCAACAGGAGAAAGTCAGCCATCAGATTTGGCAACTGCATGGAGGTTCCCCATTGATACAAATAACAATGGGAAATTTGACTCCTATACTATTTATGGAATTTACTTCCGAACTCCGCCTATAAATAGTGGCACATACAGCCGCCCTAGAAACCCTCTAGAGGCAAGAACTCCGCCCATGACTTCTGGTACTGTAAGCAACAGTTGTAAAAATAGTGTGGGAACAAGTGCTACTTTGGTGGGGAGTACGGGCTGGGTTAGTATTGCTGGTCAGCTCCAAAAAAGCTTTTTTGTCTACACTGCTAATGTTCCTATCACTAACGCTAACCTACCAACGGGTAGTGATGCAGGTAACTACGAAGCTTTTAATGGGAATAAAGGTTTTTCAAGTTTAGAGTATCAACAAGACCGTGTACAGCTACCGCTAGTTAACAATGCGGTGGTTTATAACGATGATATAGAACTTACCCCTGGTCCTAAATTTAACCTAAATGGACGGATCTTGACTAATAGCAATTTCCTAACTGGTAGCGGCTCTAATACTATCACACTTTATCAAGTTAGTAGTCAAAATTCCTGTTTCTACAGTGAGGATAATGCCAAAATTGTTGTTGGTGGCAATTTAGGAGCAGGTGGTTTTACTGCTACTGGTGATTCAAGTAACAGTACTGTAGTACATTTATTCCAAGGACAAGCAGTTAGTCCCAATCAAAGTCTTAGTGTTCAACCTAACAAATCAGTAACTGACCAACCTAATAATATTGCCTACAATAGCCTAGCTTACGCACAGCGCATCAATCTTTTGGTGCAAGCACAGATGGCTAACGCTACATCCACTGACCCACAGGAAGTCCAAGATGCCATTACACAGCAACTACAACTATTAAATCTAACCACATCAACTGCCAGTGCAGCGCAACAAGCTACTATCCGTAATAACCAGTTAGTACTTTACTTTCAAGACCGTACCCGCCGTGTACCCTATGCTGAAGTTGCTTTTGGTGGAGATGCAATCAAAAATCCTACGACTAGTATAGATTATACCACTAGTACAGTTTTACAAGGAAGTGGTCAGTCACTGCGTCCACCAGACACTTGGGTTTATCCCTTTGATCCTAGTGATGGTAAAACTAAAACTAATTATTCCAATTTGACACTTAACATTAGTAGTTCTAACCTGCTACCTAGTGCTACACAACCAACTACAGAACAACAACTAGGTAAAGAACAATACGTTGGCGATCGCGTTTTGCTTGGCAATAACCTACCTGCATTGTGGTGGAATGGAACGACATTTGTTGGTTCGGATGCCACCACAGATACCCAAAATATTGCAAATATTAACTGGGATAGCGGAAGTGGAACTCGCACTCGCAGCAGTCGTGTACAGCAACTAGCTGATTTAGGAACTGTTGTTCGAGATGGAGATTGGGAAACAGCAGCTGCTACAGTACCAACTACTGCCGGCGCTCCTGTGGGTGGCTTACGGGTAGTCACTGGTGCAGGGATTTATTTGCCTAGTAATTTGATTGTTAGTACTACAGACTTTAGCGCAGCTGGAACCCGAATCTGGTCAGATATGATGCCAGTTCCATCGGAAACAGCTACCGTTGCAACAAGCGTTGATGCTAGAGATGTAACAGGCGGTTTTGACTACACAACAATCCAAGTATCCAGTCAACCATATTTACGAATGCGGGCTACAGCAGTGTATCACTACAAAGCTAGTGGCTACAGTGCTACAACCCCTACCCCCATTGCTTGTATAAGTAGTTACTATGACCCCACTAATAGCACTACAGCTAAGAACCTTGCAACTCTTCCATTTAATAACGCCACAGGTGGCAACTCCCATAATGGCATTGTCTACGCAGCTCCAACAAAGGCTGTTTCTGACTATTCAGCTTTACTAAACTACCAAGCTAGTTTAAGGTATCCCAATGGGCGGTACGTAAATGAAATACTAAAAACTGCTCTGGGACTAGCAGCTTCCTCTCGGACAATTTCACAGCAGTCTGCTATTGATGCTGCTATTTGTGCCATCCAAATATTAGATGGTACTATCGGCTCTCCAAGTAATAGCGTCATCCCTCACGGCACAATTTACGAAACTGCTTTTTTAGATGCCAGACAGATTAAGGCAATTCATAAAGATCAAACAACAGTTGGTGTAGAAACTTTCACCAACTCTGATGGTGTAAATGGAAATAGAACTGGGACAGTAGCAATTGTACCACCTGCATCTCCTACTACTGGTTCCACGGCTCCAGACTATGACCTCGCCAAAGAAAACCGCCAACCTCTGGAAATTCGCACCACTGTATTAGACCTTAATCTGTTGCGCGGAAAGTCCTATGGCTCAGGCCCAGCAGCAGTACAAGAATACTTAATTCCCAATAGCGGTATTATTTACGCTACTCGTGATGATGCACTTTTAGATTTAAGTGCCAGTTCTACTAGTGGTACAGATGCACAAAAAACACAAAGCCCTGTAGACTTCATACTTGACCCAACTCGCCGTCCCAACGCCATTATGTTAATCAATGGCAATCCAATCTGGCGTGTTCAGGCTTACAGAGATGCAGAAAAAGGCTTGATTTTAGCTTCTAACTTGCCTGTATATATTAAAGGCGACTTTAATAAACATACTGGACAAGAGTTCAATACAGCTCTCGCTAGTAATTGGTCTGATAATTTTTACACTCGCGGTGGAACCTCATCAGACTTTAATCTCAACTTTGCTTGTCGTACTGGTGATCCTAGACTACCAACAACAAGCTGTACCACTGGGGACGCATGGCGACCTGCCAGCGTGTTGTCAGATGCGATCACACTTCTTTCTACTACCTTTGTGACAGGTTTCCGCAGCGATGGAGACTATGACCTGAATAATAACTTGGGGGATAACACTTCTATTACCGCATTTCAGAACAATGGGTTTGGTAACAACGCCAATGTCATCAATGCTGCTTGGTATGGTAGTAACGGCTTGCCCCTTAGCAGTAAAAGTAGTTCTTACCTCAATAACTTTGTTACACCCATCCAGCGAAGAAGAACTGCCCCAGAGTACTTAATGGAAGTATGTAATAAACTACCTGTTTCAGCTTGCAATAATCCAGCTACTGATTGGTGGGTAACACTACCTGGTGATACTACATATCCATCAGGTATAAAAGCCTCAGATACTAACAACTCTATCGGCTCGACATTTAACATTACTAAGCACAAGGCTGGTACAACAGCAGTACCACCGGATGCCAGTTATCTGAGGTATCCTCGCCGTATTGCCTTTCAGCGTGATACTACATCTGGACAACTCGTGCTTGATAATAGTCAACCAATCATTATAGGTATCAAGACTACTACAACTCCTAATATACCTCATGCGATAACTGCATTTAAACTGAGTAGTTTTAATAGTAGCAATACACCAGATACCACAGCTAATGCTCTATGGTTCCAATCAAGCAACAGTGATAATAATAATCCCCCAACAATTGTTTCACCAACAACATTTACTGCTGGTACAACAAACCAACCAACGTTATCACCAGTGTTACAAATTAACGTTGCTTTCAGCACTTCTGATCAGACACCAGCATCATCAGGATCTGGTAACATAATAGGCCCTGGCAATACACAGGATACTTATTGGCTGCAAGCGGCAACACCTACCACCTTCAACTTAGTTGCAGCAGGGGGAGACACCCCAGCTCGTCCTACAGAAGATAATGGTGGTTTACACAACTTTGCCCGCTTACTGGAAGATTGGAACCCAACTGGCGACTTAAGCGCAGCTTATGCAGCTACAATTAACGGCTCTTTTATCCAAAGAACTCGTAGTGCCTATGCTACTGCACCATTTGTAACATACTTAAGTTCTGGCTCATCTCTGTCAGGATATCCGATCGCTAATAGCAGTGGTCAAGTACCTTACTACCTGGCTCCCAATCGGCAGTGGGGTTATGATGTCGCCTTGCTATCGCAATCACCAGACGCATTTTCACAAAAATTAGCGATAACGCCAAATAACAAACCCAATGAGTACTTCCGGGAAGTTGGTCGAGATGATACATGGGTGCAAACTTTGTTATGTGCCAAAAAAGCCTCAGACAGTAGTTATGCCCTCGATGCAACTCAACGTCCTACCTCTGGCTGTAGTTAA